In Fusobacterium periodonticum ATCC 33693, the sequence ATTATGTTGAGAATATAGAATTGACTTTAAAATATTTTGATGAAAAACCTGAAAAAATTAGAGAATTGAATAAAAAAAAGAAAAATGAAATTGATAATAAGTTTTCAAATATTTTTGAATATTATAGAAAACTAAAAAATAGTGAGAAACTGACAGATAGAAATAAGGCTAATGTAGAACTTTTTCAAATATACATTGCTTCAGATAACAGTGAGTATTCAAAAGAGTTTCAGGCTGAAAGAGAATTTTTAGTAAGTAATAATTTGAAAAATATTTTTAATCAAGCTTTAAAAACTAATAAAGAATTATTTACACAAAATTTAATTTTAAGTGAGGATAATACATATACTTTGAAAATAATAAACTATACCTTAAATATGGATACTGCAATTAATAATATAGTTGAAGCTAAGAAATCTTTAGATGTGAGTAAAGTAGAATTGTATAGTTTTTTTAAAAAAGAAATAGCCAAACACAGAGCTGATGCCTATATAGAGCTTGCAGAAAAGGAAGAAAAGGGGGCAACTAATAAGAATCTTAGATCTGCTCAAAGTTTTTATTACAAAGCTAATGAGATATATTCAAAATATCAAAGTAATTATAGAAATTCTTATTCAAAATATGAAGGTGTAAAAAATAAGGCTGATTTAAATGATGCAGAGGACAACTATACTAAAGGAATAACAGAGTATAGAAATGCAGGCTCTTCAAAAGTAAAGTATAGAACTGCAAACCAATATTTTAAAGAAGTTCAAAAATATATAGCTAATTATAAAGATACTAATAAATTGATAAATGAAACAAAAGAAAAAGGCTATTTTAAATATAGTTTAAATTCAAACAACAGAGATATAAAAAATAAAATTAGTAATGATCTAAATCCTATAGCTTATCCTGTAACTAGTGGAGTGGAACTTTTTATTGATTATAGAAGAGGAGAATATAGTTACAATACATTTTCTTACACTAATACAGAACAAATAAGAAAAGAAATACAAACTAGTATTGACTCTAATGGAAAAGCTATTATAAAGGCATATAATTTTACAAAAACTACTACAACTGTTGAAGAACTAGGAACAATTCCTTACACTTTTTCTATAAGAGGGGCTTATTACAATAATAATATAAGTAACGAGGTTACAGTAAAAAATACAGTAAATAATGTAAAATATTCAGGAGAAGTTCCACCAGGATCTGAATATAGAAATTCAGATAATAAGCTATTAGGTTCCAATGAATTAAAGAAGAAAGTAGAAGAAAAACTAAAAAAAGAAGTTAATGAACATATAGATTCTATGGTAAATGACTTGAAAAGAATATAGTTAAAGAAAATTAAAGCTTGGCTATTCAAAAAGATAAGGAATTGTGATATAATATCAAAAATTTAAAGTTGTTTAAAAGGAAAATTCTATATAATTATTTAAAAAATTAAGGAGAAAAAATGATGAATGGAAAAATTTTAAAAGAAGGAATTACTTTTGATGATGTTTTACTAATACCTGCAAAATCTGATGTACTTCCTAATGAAGTAAGTTTAAAAACAAGACTTACAAAAAAAATTACATTAAATTTACCAATTTTGAGTGCTGCTATGGATACAGTTACTGAATCTGACTTAGCTATAGCTCTTGCAAGACAAGGTGGAATTGGTTTTATCCATAAAAATATGTCTATTGAAGAACAAGCTGCTGAAGTAGACAGAGTAAAGAGATCTGAAAGTGGAATGATCATTAACCCTATAACTCTTAATAAAGACAGTAGAGTATATCAAGCTGAAGAACTTATGAGTAGATATAAAATTTCAGGATTACCTGTTATTGAAAATGATGGAAAATTAATAGGAATAATAACAAATAGAGATATTAAATATCGTAAAGATTTAGATCAGCCTGTTGGAGATATTATGACAAGTAAAGGTCTAATAACTGCTCCTGTTGGAACAAACTTAGAACAAGCTAAAGAAATTTTACTTGCTAATAGAATTGAAAAATTACCTATCACAGATCAAAATGGATATTTAAAAGGTCTTATCACTATAAAAGATATAGATAACATAGTTCAATATCCAAATTCTTGTAAAGATGAACTTGGAAAATTAAGATGTGGAGCTGCTGTTGGGGTTGCACCTGATACTTTAGATAGAGTTGCTGCTCTAGTTAAAGCTGGAGTAGATATCATAACTGTTGATTCTGCTCATGGACACTCTCAAGGTGTTATCAATATGATAAAAGAAATCAAAAAACATTACCCTGATTTAGATGTAATTGGTGGAAACATTGTTACTGCAGAAGCAGCTGAAGAATTAATTGAAGCAGGAGCATCAGCAGTAAAAGTTGGAATAGGACCAGGATCTATTTGTACAACAAGAGTTGTTGCAGGAGTTGGAGTTCCTCAATTAACAGCTGTAAATGATGTTTATGAATATTGTAAATCTAGAGATATTGGAGTTATTGCTGATGGTGGAATAAAACTATCAGGAGATATAGTTAAGGCTTTAGCTGCAGGTGCTGACTGTGTTATGTTAGGAGGATTACTTGCAGGAACAAAAGAAGCTCCAGGAGAAGAAATTATTCTTGAAGGAAGAAGATTTAAAATATATGTAGGTATGGGATCTATCGCTGCGATGAAGAGAGGATCTAAAGATAGATACTTCCAAGCAGGTGAAGTTGATAACTCTAAATTAGTTCCTGAAGGAATTGAAGGACGTATTGCATATAAAGGTTCAGTTAAAGATGTTATTTTCCAACTTGCAGGTGGTGTAAGAGCAGGTATGGGATATTGTGGAACTAAGACTATAAAAGATCTACAAGTAAATGGAAAATTTGTTAAAATCACAGGAGCAGGTTTAATAGAAAGCCATCCTCATGATATAACAATCACAAAAGAAGCACCAAATTATTCTAAATAGGTGGGAGATACAAGAATGAACAAATTTAATAAATTTATTATTTTAGCAGGACTGTTACTTAGTTTTTCAGCTATAGCTGCTGAAATTAAAGAACTTGAGTCACTAGAAACAATCTCTAAACAAATATTAGGAGAAACTACTAGTACAAAGACTAAGAAAGAAAAAGCTAAAGAAACTGTAAAAAAAGAAGTTACAAAAAAAGAGAATAAAGAAGAAGTTAAGGAAGAAAGTAAAAAAGAAACAGAAATTAAGTCTGAAAATAAAGCTTCTGAAAATGAAGAAACTGTTGTCAATGATATTCCAGATGAAACAGCAACTAGAGTTATAAATAAATCAGAAATAGTTGATTTCTATGAAAGAGAAGTTAGAGATAAAATAGCTTATAAAGAAGGTTCTAACACTCCTTTTACAGGAGTATTTGGGATAGTTATTGATGATAAAATAGAATCTTATGAAGAATATAAAGATGGTCTTTTAGATGGAGAAACTGCTTATTTTTCAAAAGATAAAGAAGTAAAATTATTATCTGAAATGTACTCTAAAGGAAAATTAAATGGACCACAAAAAACTTATTATGAAAATGGTAAATTAAAATCTATAGTTTACTATAAAAATGATAGAATAGATGGTATAGTGGAATATGATAAAAGTGGAAAACTTTTACATAAAAGTATCTTTGAAAATGGTACAGGAGATTGGAAATTATACTGGAGTAATGGGAAAGTTTCAGAAGAAGGAAGATATGTTTCTTGGAAAAGAGATGGAGTTTGGAAAAAATATAGAGAAGATGGAAGTTTAGATACTATATTGAAATATGACAATGGTAGACTTTTAAGCGAAAAATGGCAATAATATGTTAATTTCAAGAGTAAAACAAGTTTATCAATATATTTTTTCTAAGTTTGATGAAAGTAATAATTCTGAAATAAAAAAGATATTATCAGAGGAAGAATTCTCAATTTTTTCTACTATGTCTAATTATGATAAAGTTCATTCATATAGTCTTTATAGAAAGGTAAAGGAAGATAAGATCTTATCTTCTGAAAAACTTTATTTAAAACTTGCTCTTTTACATGATAGTGGAAAGGGTAAAGTGGGGCTTTTTAGAAGAATAAAAAAAGTTTTAGTAGGAGATAAACTTTTAGAACAACATCCAAATATAGCTTTTGAGAAATTAAAAAATATTAATTTTGACTTAGCAGAGTTATGTTTAAATCATCATAATAAAGATGTAGATCAGAAAATGAAAATTTTTCAAGAATTAGATGATAAATAATTATTGAATATTGTATTTTTATGATAAAATAAGGAAGGAGGTTTTCCTTCCTTTTTATTTTACTAGATGAGAGGTGTTAATATGACTGAATTTAATTGGGATAGTTTCATCAAAGAACTTGAAAAATTTCAAAAGGGAATAGAAAATATAGGAGGGCATTCTAGAGAAACTATAATTGAAGTTCCAGCAAAGGAAGAAGAAATTTTAGAAGTTGAGAAAAAATTAGGTTATAGAATACCAGAAGATTTTAGAGATGTACTTTTAAATTATTCATCACATTTTGAATATTTTTGGTCTACTTATAGAGATGAAGAAGAAGAACAAATTGAATTCCCAGAAAAATTTTGTGCTATATTTGCAGGAAATTTACATTGGGGACTAAAGTTCTTATTAGATTTTGAAGAAAGTAGACAGGGTTGGGTAGATATTTGCTACCCTGATTATGATAATGAATATGATAAAGTTTGGCATAATAAATTAGCCTTTTATAAAGTTGCAAATGGAGATTATTATGGTATTGAACTTGAAAAAGAAAATTATGGAAAGATAGTATATTTAAGCCATGATGGTGGAGATGCTCATGGTCATTATATAGCAGATAATTTTAAAGATTTATTAAATAATTGGTCAAAAGTTGGTGCTGTCGGAGGGGACGATTGGCAATGGGAAGTGTTTTACACAGAAGGAAAGGGAATAGATCCTGATTGTGAAAATGCTAAAGAGTGGAGAGAGTATATTTTTAGTAAGATATGAAAGAGAGGAAATATGTCAAAAATTAATAATGATTGGAAAGATATTTTAGAAGAAGAATTTGAAAAAGAATATTTTGTAAAGTTAAAAGAAATTCTTGAAAATGAATATAAAAATTATACAGTATATCCACCTAAAAAAGATATATTGAATGCTTTTTTTCTTACTCCTTATTCAGAGGTAAAAGTTGTACTTTTAGGGCAGGATCCTTATCATCAAAGTGGTCAAGCACATGGATTAGCATTTTCTGTAAATTATGGAATAAAAACTCCACCCTCACTTGTAAATATGTATAAAGAATTACAAGATGATTTAGGATTATATATTCCAAACAATGGTTTTCTTGAAAAATGGGCAAAACAAGGTGTATTACTTTTAAATACTACTTTAACAGTTAGGGATAGTGAAGCTAATTCACATTCTAAAATTGGTTGGCAAACTTTTACAGATAATATAATAAAGAAATTAAATGAAAGAGAAAAGCCTGTAATATTTATATTATGGGGAAATAATGCTAAAGCTAAAGAAAAATTTATAGACACAAATAAACATTATATCTTAAAAGGGGTGCATCCTAGTCCTCTTTCAGCCAATAGAGGATTCTTTGGGTGTAAGCATTTTAGCGAAGTAAATAGAATATTAAAAGAGTTAAATGAAAAAGAAATTGACTGGCAAATTGAAGATAAGGAGTAGATTCGATGAATGTTTTTTCAGGTGTAGAATATGAAGTTTTAAGAGATGTTGATTTAAACAGAAAATATGATGGTATTGAATATGATTCAAGAAAAGTCAAAGAAAACTATATTTTTGTTGCTTTAGAGGGAGCAAATGTAGATGGACATGACTATATAGACAGTGCTGTAAAAAATGGTGCAACTTGTATTATAGTAAGTAGAAAAGTTGAAATGAAACATAAGGTTAGTTATGTTTTAATTGATGAGATTAGACATAAACTTGGGTACCTAGCTTCAAACTTCTATGAATGGCCTCAAAGAAAATTAAAG encodes:
- the guaB gene encoding IMP dehydrogenase — encoded protein: MMNGKILKEGITFDDVLLIPAKSDVLPNEVSLKTRLTKKITLNLPILSAAMDTVTESDLAIALARQGGIGFIHKNMSIEEQAAEVDRVKRSESGMIINPITLNKDSRVYQAEELMSRYKISGLPVIENDGKLIGIITNRDIKYRKDLDQPVGDIMTSKGLITAPVGTNLEQAKEILLANRIEKLPITDQNGYLKGLITIKDIDNIVQYPNSCKDELGKLRCGAAVGVAPDTLDRVAALVKAGVDIITVDSAHGHSQGVINMIKEIKKHYPDLDVIGGNIVTAEAAEELIEAGASAVKVGIGPGSICTTRVVAGVGVPQLTAVNDVYEYCKSRDIGVIADGGIKLSGDIVKALAAGADCVMLGGLLAGTKEAPGEEIILEGRRFKIYVGMGSIAAMKRGSKDRYFQAGEVDNSKLVPEGIEGRIAYKGSVKDVIFQLAGGVRAGMGYCGTKTIKDLQVNGKFVKITGAGLIESHPHDITITKEAPNYSK
- a CDS encoding toxin-antitoxin system YwqK family antitoxin gives rise to the protein MNKFNKFIILAGLLLSFSAIAAEIKELESLETISKQILGETTSTKTKKEKAKETVKKEVTKKENKEEVKEESKKETEIKSENKASENEETVVNDIPDETATRVINKSEIVDFYEREVRDKIAYKEGSNTPFTGVFGIVIDDKIESYEEYKDGLLDGETAYFSKDKEVKLLSEMYSKGKLNGPQKTYYENGKLKSIVYYKNDRIDGIVEYDKSGKLLHKSIFENGTGDWKLYWSNGKVSEEGRYVSWKRDGVWKKYREDGSLDTILKYDNGRLLSEKWQ
- a CDS encoding uracil-DNA glycosylase; this translates as MSKINNDWKDILEEEFEKEYFVKLKEILENEYKNYTVYPPKKDILNAFFLTPYSEVKVVLLGQDPYHQSGQAHGLAFSVNYGIKTPPSLVNMYKELQDDLGLYIPNNGFLEKWAKQGVLLLNTTLTVRDSEANSHSKIGWQTFTDNIIKKLNEREKPVIFILWGNNAKAKEKFIDTNKHYILKGVHPSPLSANRGFFGCKHFSEVNRILKELNEKEIDWQIEDKE
- a CDS encoding SMI1/KNR4 family protein, which gives rise to MTEFNWDSFIKELEKFQKGIENIGGHSRETIIEVPAKEEEILEVEKKLGYRIPEDFRDVLLNYSSHFEYFWSTYRDEEEEQIEFPEKFCAIFAGNLHWGLKFLLDFEESRQGWVDICYPDYDNEYDKVWHNKLAFYKVANGDYYGIELEKENYGKIVYLSHDGGDAHGHYIADNFKDLLNNWSKVGAVGGDDWQWEVFYTEGKGIDPDCENAKEWREYIFSKI
- a CDS encoding HD domain-containing protein: MLISRVKQVYQYIFSKFDESNNSEIKKILSEEEFSIFSTMSNYDKVHSYSLYRKVKEDKILSSEKLYLKLALLHDSGKGKVGLFRRIKKVLVGDKLLEQHPNIAFEKLKNINFDLAELCLNHHNKDVDQKMKIFQELDDK